The following coding sequences lie in one Phyllopteryx taeniolatus isolate TA_2022b chromosome 4, UOR_Ptae_1.2, whole genome shotgun sequence genomic window:
- the tmed1b gene encoding transmembrane emp24 domain-containing protein 1b, translating to MELLHVSKTRLLLVAVFGWCFGEVFSYGEESSEFTFLLQAGKSDCFFQRAIQNGTMEVEYQVIGGAGMDVDFTILNPEGTPMVVETRRSDGVHVVEPTVEGDYQVCFDNSFSRFSEKMVFFELYVEGQGGDVGGDEEWAGLEELDENMLQYKLQDMREYMDSVHKRLERSRQMQTVLRAFEARDRNLLEDNLWRVSFWSCASVLVMLCVAFTQVYTVRKLFDDKRRVFT from the exons ATGGAGCTACTCCATGTGAGCAAAACACGACTACTGCTCGTCGCAGTGTTCGGATGGTGTTTCGGGGAGGTGTTTAGTTACGGAGAGGAGAGCAGCGAGTTCACTTTCCTTTTGCAAGCCGGGAAATCCGATTGTTTCTTCCAGCGGGCAATACAGAATGGTACGATGGAGGTCGAATATCAG GTTATAGGAGGAGCCGGCATGGATGTGGATTTCACCATCCTGAATCCAGAGGGCACCCCGATGGTTGTAGAGACCCGTCGCTCTGATGGAGTGCATGT GGTGGAGCCCACAGTGGAGGGAGACTATCAAGTCTGCTTTGACAACAGCTTCAGCCGCTTCTCAGAGAAAATGGTGTTCTTTGAGCTTTACGTCGAGGGGCAAGGAGGAGACGTGGGTGGTGATGAGGAGTGGGCGGGTTTAGAGGAGTTGGATGAAAACATGTTGCAGTACAAGCTGCAGGATATGAGG GAGTATATGGACTCTGTACACAAACGTCTAGAGCGTAGTCGGCAGATGCAAACTGTGCTGCGAGCTTTTGAGGCGCGGGACCGAAACCTTCTGGAAGACAACCTGTGGAGGGTCTCGTTTTGGTCGTGTGCCAGTGTGCTGGTGATGCTGTGCGTGGCCTTCACGCAG GTCTACACTGTGCGTAAACTTTTTGACGATAAGCGTAGAGTGTTTACATAG
- the LOC133476303 gene encoding dynamin-2-like isoform X3: MGNRGMEDLIPLINKLQDAFSSIGQSCNLELPQIAVVGGQSAGKSSVLENFVGRDFLPRGSGIVTRRPLILQLVNNKAEYAEFLHCKGRKFVDFDEVRQEIEAETDRLTGSNKGISPIPINLRVYSPNVLNLTLIDLPGMTKVAVGDQPVDIEHQIRDMLLQFITKESCLILAVTPGNTDLANSDALKIAKEVDPQGLRTIGVITKLDLMDEGTDARDILENKLLPLRRGYIGVVNRSQKDIDGKKDIRAALAAERKFFLSHPAYRHFAERMGTPHLQKTLNQQLTNHIRDTLPGLRSKLQSQLLSLEKEVEEYKNFRPDDPARKTKALLQMVQQFGVDFEKCIEGSGDQVDTSNLSGGAKINRIFHERFPFELVKMEFDEKELRKEISYAIKNIHGVRTGLFTPDLAFEAIVKKQIIKLKDPCLKCVDLVVTELVTLIRKCTEKLGSYPRLREETERIVTTYIRERDSKTKDQVLLLIDIELSYINTNHEDFIGFANAQQRTAANATKKRVMPNQVIRRGWLTINISIMKGGSKDYWFVLTAESLSWYKDEEEKEKKYMLPLDNLKLRDVEKGFMSSKHVFAIFNTEQRNVYKDLRQIELACDTQEDVDSWKASFLRAGVYPEKDQPDNEDAMIPGDTVSMDPQLERQVETIRNLVDSYISIVNKSIRDLMPKTIMHLMINSAKDFIHSELLAYLYSAGDQSSLMEESAEQAQRRDELLRMYHALKESLVIIGDISTTTVSTPVPPPVDDTWIKESRPAATWPTSATAPPPNRPPAVRGPTPVPAPPLNPSPAFGAPPVPTRPGPPPAQSGFDPNVPLIPSRPARVPPALPPGIPRRPPAAPNRPTIIRPSEPSLLD, from the exons AGACTTCTTGCCCAGAGGGTCTGGTATCGTCACCCGTCGTCCTCTTATCTTGCAACTTGTTAACAACAAAGCAG AGTATGCAGAGTTCCTGCACTGTAAGGGCCGTAAATTTGTGGACTTTGATGAAGTCCGTCAGGAGATTGAAGCAGAAACTGACCGGCTCACTGGATCCAACAAGGGCATTTCACCCATTCCAATCAACCTCCGAGTCTACTCTCCTAACG TGTTAAACCTGACCCTGATTGACCTGCCGGGGATGACCAAGGTGGCAGTTGGAGACCAGCCTGTAGACATCGAACACCAGATCAGAGACATGCTGTTACAGTTCATCACCAAGGAGAGCTGCCTCATTCTGGCCGTCACTCCGGGTAATACGGACCTGGCCAACTCTGATGCCCTCAAGATTGCCAAGGAAGTGGATCCTCAGG GTCTGCGGACTATTGGAGTGATTACCAAGCTGGACTTGATGGATGAGGGGACTGATGCTCGAGACATTCTGGAAAACAAACTGCTTCCTCTCCGCAGGG GTTACATTGGGGTGGTGAACCGCAGTCAGAAGGACATCGATGGGAAGAAAGACATTCGTGCTGCATTGGCTGCTGAGCGCAAGTTCTTCTTGTCCCATCCTGCATACAGACACTTTGCTGAGCGCATGGGCACGCCACACCTGCAGAAGACACTGAATCAG CAACTTACCAATCACATCCGTGATACCCTGCCAGGGTTACGCAGTAAGCTGCAAAGCCAGCTACTCTCCCTGGAGAAAGAGGTGGAAGAATACAAAAACTTTCGTCCTGATGATCCTGCTCGCAAAACCAAAGCCTTGCTTCA GATGGTGCAGCAGTTTGGCGTGGACTTTGAGAAATGCATCGAAGGCTCAGGGGATCAGGTGGACACCTCCAACTTATCTGGAGGAGCAAAGATCAACCGCATTTTTCATGAGCGTTTTCCTTTTGAGCTGGTGAAG ATGGAGTTTGATGAGAAGGAGCTGAGGAAAGAGATTAGTTATGCtatcaaaaacatccatggagTCAG GACAGGCCTGTTCACTCCAGACTTGGCGTTTGAAGCTATAGTGAAAAAGCAGATCATTAAGCTGAAAGACCCCTGTCTGAAATGTGTCGACCTCGTCGTTACCGAGCTTGTCACCCTGATCAGGAAGTGCACTGAAAAG cTTGGATCATATCCTCGCCTTAGAGAAGAGACCGAGCGAATCGTCACCACCTAcatcagagagagagacagcaaGACTAAAGACcag GTGCTCCTGTTAATTGACATTGAACTATCCTACATCAACACAAATCATGAGGACTTCATTGGATTTGCCAA TGCCCAGCAGCGGACGGCTGCAAATGCGACTAAGAAGAGAGTCATGCCTAACCAG GTTATCCGTCGAGGCTGGTTGACAATCAACATTAGCATCATGAAGGGAGGCTCCAAGGACTACTGGTTCGTCCTCACTGCAGAGTCTCTTTCCTGGTACAAAGATGAGGAG gagaaggagaaaaagtacATGTTGCCTCTTGACAACCTGAAGCTACGAGATGTGGAGAAGGGATTCATGTCCAGCAAACATGTCTTTGCCATATTCAACACTGAGCAGAG GAACGTGTACAAAGACCTGCGGCAGATCGAGCTGGCGTGTGACACTCAGGAGGATGTCGACAGCTGGAAAGCCTCGTTCCTCAGAGCTGGTGTTTACCCAGAGAAAGACCAG CCCGACAATGAAGATGCGATGATTCCAGGCGACACCGTGTCTATGGACCCACAGTTGGAGCGGCAGGTGGAGACCATCCGCAACCTGGTGGACTCCTACATCAGCATTGTCAACAAGTCCATCAGGGACCTCATGCCCAAGACCATTATGCACCTCATGATTAACAGC GCAAAGGACTTCATCCACTCTGAGCTGCTGGCTTACCTATACTCAGCTGGGGACCAGAGTAGCCTGATGGAGGAGTCTGCTGAGCAGGCTCAGAGGAGAGATGAGCTGCTCAGGATGTACCATGCTCTGAAGGAATCTCTGGTCATTATTGGTGACATCAGTACCACCACTGTTTCAACACCTGTCCCTCCACCCGTAGACGACACCTGGATCAAAGAGTCTCG TCCTGCAGCAACCTGGCCTACCTCTGCGACAGCGCCCCCTCCAAACCGACCCCCGGCAGTCAGGGGACCCACGCCCGTTCCAGCCCCACCCCTGAACCCCTCACCGGCATTCGGTGCTCCACCAGTGCCTACTCGACCTGGACCACCACCCGCCCAGTCTGGTTTTGATCCAAACGTTCCACTGATTCCCTCCAGACCGGCACGTGTGCCTCCTGCGCTGCCACCAGGCATCCCAAG AAGACCCCCGGCTGCTCCCAACAGACCTACCATCATACGTCCTTCAGAACCCTCTCTGCTTGACTag
- the LOC133476303 gene encoding dynamin-2-like isoform X2, with amino-acid sequence MGNRGMEDLIPLINKLQDAFSSIGQSCNLELPQIAVVGGQSAGKSSVLENFVGRDFLPRGSGIVTRRPLILQLVNNKAEYAEFLHCKGRKFVDFDEVRQEIEAETDRLTGSNKGISPIPINLRVYSPNVLNLTLIDLPGMTKVAVGDQPVDIEHQIRDMLLQFITKESCLILAVTPGNTDLANSDALKIAKEVDPQGLRTIGVITKLDLMDEGTDARDILENKLLPLRRGYIGVVNRSQKDIDGKKDIRAALAAERKFFLSHPAYRHFAERMGTPHLQKTLNQQLTNHIRDTLPGLRSKLQSQLLSLEKEVEEYKNFRPDDPARKTKALLQMVQQFGVDFEKCIEGSGDQVDTSNLSGGAKINRIFHERFPFELVKMEFDEKELRKEISYAIKNIHGVRTGLFTPDLAFEAIVKKQIIKLKDPCLKCVDLVVTELVTLIRKCTEKLGSYPRLREETERIVTTYIRERDSKTKDQVLLLIDIELSYINTNHEDFIGFANAQQRTAANATKKRVMPNQVIRRGWLTINISIMKGGSKDYWFVLTAESLSWYKDEEEKEKKYMLPLDNLKLRDVEKGFMSSKHVFAIFNTEQRNVYKDLRQIELACDTQEDVDSWKASFLRAGVYPEKDQPDNEDAMIPGDTVSMDPQLERQVETIRNLVDSYISIVNKSIRDLMPKTIMHLMINSAKDFIHSELLAYLYSAGDQSSLMEESAEQAQRRDELLRMYHALKESLVIIGDISTTTVSTPVPPPVDDTWIKESRPAATWPTSATAPPPNRPPAVRGPTPVPAPPLNPSPAFGAPPVPTRPGPPPAQSGFDPNVPLIPSRPARVPPALPPGIPSRRPPAAPNRPTIIRPSEPSLLD; translated from the exons AGACTTCTTGCCCAGAGGGTCTGGTATCGTCACCCGTCGTCCTCTTATCTTGCAACTTGTTAACAACAAAGCAG AGTATGCAGAGTTCCTGCACTGTAAGGGCCGTAAATTTGTGGACTTTGATGAAGTCCGTCAGGAGATTGAAGCAGAAACTGACCGGCTCACTGGATCCAACAAGGGCATTTCACCCATTCCAATCAACCTCCGAGTCTACTCTCCTAACG TGTTAAACCTGACCCTGATTGACCTGCCGGGGATGACCAAGGTGGCAGTTGGAGACCAGCCTGTAGACATCGAACACCAGATCAGAGACATGCTGTTACAGTTCATCACCAAGGAGAGCTGCCTCATTCTGGCCGTCACTCCGGGTAATACGGACCTGGCCAACTCTGATGCCCTCAAGATTGCCAAGGAAGTGGATCCTCAGG GTCTGCGGACTATTGGAGTGATTACCAAGCTGGACTTGATGGATGAGGGGACTGATGCTCGAGACATTCTGGAAAACAAACTGCTTCCTCTCCGCAGGG GTTACATTGGGGTGGTGAACCGCAGTCAGAAGGACATCGATGGGAAGAAAGACATTCGTGCTGCATTGGCTGCTGAGCGCAAGTTCTTCTTGTCCCATCCTGCATACAGACACTTTGCTGAGCGCATGGGCACGCCACACCTGCAGAAGACACTGAATCAG CAACTTACCAATCACATCCGTGATACCCTGCCAGGGTTACGCAGTAAGCTGCAAAGCCAGCTACTCTCCCTGGAGAAAGAGGTGGAAGAATACAAAAACTTTCGTCCTGATGATCCTGCTCGCAAAACCAAAGCCTTGCTTCA GATGGTGCAGCAGTTTGGCGTGGACTTTGAGAAATGCATCGAAGGCTCAGGGGATCAGGTGGACACCTCCAACTTATCTGGAGGAGCAAAGATCAACCGCATTTTTCATGAGCGTTTTCCTTTTGAGCTGGTGAAG ATGGAGTTTGATGAGAAGGAGCTGAGGAAAGAGATTAGTTATGCtatcaaaaacatccatggagTCAG GACAGGCCTGTTCACTCCAGACTTGGCGTTTGAAGCTATAGTGAAAAAGCAGATCATTAAGCTGAAAGACCCCTGTCTGAAATGTGTCGACCTCGTCGTTACCGAGCTTGTCACCCTGATCAGGAAGTGCACTGAAAAG cTTGGATCATATCCTCGCCTTAGAGAAGAGACCGAGCGAATCGTCACCACCTAcatcagagagagagacagcaaGACTAAAGACcag GTGCTCCTGTTAATTGACATTGAACTATCCTACATCAACACAAATCATGAGGACTTCATTGGATTTGCCAA TGCCCAGCAGCGGACGGCTGCAAATGCGACTAAGAAGAGAGTCATGCCTAACCAG GTTATCCGTCGAGGCTGGTTGACAATCAACATTAGCATCATGAAGGGAGGCTCCAAGGACTACTGGTTCGTCCTCACTGCAGAGTCTCTTTCCTGGTACAAAGATGAGGAG gagaaggagaaaaagtacATGTTGCCTCTTGACAACCTGAAGCTACGAGATGTGGAGAAGGGATTCATGTCCAGCAAACATGTCTTTGCCATATTCAACACTGAGCAGAG GAACGTGTACAAAGACCTGCGGCAGATCGAGCTGGCGTGTGACACTCAGGAGGATGTCGACAGCTGGAAAGCCTCGTTCCTCAGAGCTGGTGTTTACCCAGAGAAAGACCAG CCCGACAATGAAGATGCGATGATTCCAGGCGACACCGTGTCTATGGACCCACAGTTGGAGCGGCAGGTGGAGACCATCCGCAACCTGGTGGACTCCTACATCAGCATTGTCAACAAGTCCATCAGGGACCTCATGCCCAAGACCATTATGCACCTCATGATTAACAGC GCAAAGGACTTCATCCACTCTGAGCTGCTGGCTTACCTATACTCAGCTGGGGACCAGAGTAGCCTGATGGAGGAGTCTGCTGAGCAGGCTCAGAGGAGAGATGAGCTGCTCAGGATGTACCATGCTCTGAAGGAATCTCTGGTCATTATTGGTGACATCAGTACCACCACTGTTTCAACACCTGTCCCTCCACCCGTAGACGACACCTGGATCAAAGAGTCTCG TCCTGCAGCAACCTGGCCTACCTCTGCGACAGCGCCCCCTCCAAACCGACCCCCGGCAGTCAGGGGACCCACGCCCGTTCCAGCCCCACCCCTGAACCCCTCACCGGCATTCGGTGCTCCACCAGTGCCTACTCGACCTGGACCACCACCCGCCCAGTCTGGTTTTGATCCAAACGTTCCACTGATTCCCTCCAGACCGGCACGTGTGCCTCCTGCGCTGCCACCAGGCATCCCAAG CAGAAGACCCCCGGCTGCTCCCAACAGACCTACCATCATACGTCCTTCAGAACCCTCTCTGCTTGACTag
- the LOC133476303 gene encoding dynamin-2-like isoform X4 translates to MGNRGMEDLIPLINKLQDAFSSIGQSCNLELPQIAVVGGQSAGKSSVLENFVGRDFLPRGSGIVTRRPLILQLVNNKAEYAEFLHCKGRKFVDFDEVRQEIEAETDRLTGSNKGISPIPINLRVYSPNVLNLTLIDLPGMTKVAVGDQPVDIEHQIRDMLLQFITKESCLILAVTPGNTDLANSDALKIAKEVDPQGLRTIGVITKLDLMDEGTDARDILENKLLPLRRGYIGVVNRSQKDIDGKKDIRAALAAERKFFLSHPAYRHFAERMGTPHLQKTLNQQLTNHIRDTLPGLRSKLQSQLLSLEKEVEEYKNFRPDDPARKTKALLQMVQQFGVDFEKCIEGSGDQVDTSNLSGGAKINRIFHERFPFELVKMEFDEKELRKEISYAIKNIHGVRTGLFTPDMAFEAIVKKQIIKLKEPCLKCIDMVIQELINTVRQCTNKLGSYPRLREETERIVTTYIRERDSKTKDQVLLLIDIELSYINTNHEDFIGFANAQQRTAANATKKRVMPNQVIRRGWLTINISIMKGGSKDYWFVLTAESLSWYKDEEEKEKKYMLPLDNLKLRDVEKGFMSSKHVFAIFNTEQRNVYKDLRQIELACDTQEDVDSWKASFLRAGVYPEKDQPDNEDAMIPGDTVSMDPQLERQVETIRNLVDSYISIVNKSIRDLMPKTIMHLMINSAKDFIHSELLAYLYSAGDQSSLMEESAEQAQRRDELLRMYHALKESLVIIGDISTTTVSTPVPPPVDDTWIKESRPAATWPTSATAPPPNRPPAVRGPTPVPAPPLNPSPAFGAPPVPTRPGPPPAQSGFDPNVPLIPSRPARVPPALPPGIPRRPPAAPNRPTIIRPSEPSLLD, encoded by the exons AGACTTCTTGCCCAGAGGGTCTGGTATCGTCACCCGTCGTCCTCTTATCTTGCAACTTGTTAACAACAAAGCAG AGTATGCAGAGTTCCTGCACTGTAAGGGCCGTAAATTTGTGGACTTTGATGAAGTCCGTCAGGAGATTGAAGCAGAAACTGACCGGCTCACTGGATCCAACAAGGGCATTTCACCCATTCCAATCAACCTCCGAGTCTACTCTCCTAACG TGTTAAACCTGACCCTGATTGACCTGCCGGGGATGACCAAGGTGGCAGTTGGAGACCAGCCTGTAGACATCGAACACCAGATCAGAGACATGCTGTTACAGTTCATCACCAAGGAGAGCTGCCTCATTCTGGCCGTCACTCCGGGTAATACGGACCTGGCCAACTCTGATGCCCTCAAGATTGCCAAGGAAGTGGATCCTCAGG GTCTGCGGACTATTGGAGTGATTACCAAGCTGGACTTGATGGATGAGGGGACTGATGCTCGAGACATTCTGGAAAACAAACTGCTTCCTCTCCGCAGGG GTTACATTGGGGTGGTGAACCGCAGTCAGAAGGACATCGATGGGAAGAAAGACATTCGTGCTGCATTGGCTGCTGAGCGCAAGTTCTTCTTGTCCCATCCTGCATACAGACACTTTGCTGAGCGCATGGGCACGCCACACCTGCAGAAGACACTGAATCAG CAACTTACCAATCACATCCGTGATACCCTGCCAGGGTTACGCAGTAAGCTGCAAAGCCAGCTACTCTCCCTGGAGAAAGAGGTGGAAGAATACAAAAACTTTCGTCCTGATGATCCTGCTCGCAAAACCAAAGCCTTGCTTCA GATGGTGCAGCAGTTTGGCGTGGACTTTGAGAAATGCATCGAAGGCTCAGGGGATCAGGTGGACACCTCCAACTTATCTGGAGGAGCAAAGATCAACCGCATTTTTCATGAGCGTTTTCCTTTTGAGCTGGTGAAG ATGGAGTTTGATGAGAAGGAGCTGAGGAAAGAGATTAGTTATGCtatcaaaaacatccatggagTCAG GACAGGCCTGTTCACCCCAGACATGGCGTTTGAGGCCATAGTGAAAAAGCAGATCATTAAGCTGAAAGAACCGTGTCTGAAATGCATCGACATGGTCATCCAGGAGCTCATCAACACAGTCAGGCAGTGCACTAATAAG cTTGGATCATATCCTCGCCTTAGAGAAGAGACCGAGCGAATCGTCACCACCTAcatcagagagagagacagcaaGACTAAAGACcag GTGCTCCTGTTAATTGACATTGAACTATCCTACATCAACACAAATCATGAGGACTTCATTGGATTTGCCAA TGCCCAGCAGCGGACGGCTGCAAATGCGACTAAGAAGAGAGTCATGCCTAACCAG GTTATCCGTCGAGGCTGGTTGACAATCAACATTAGCATCATGAAGGGAGGCTCCAAGGACTACTGGTTCGTCCTCACTGCAGAGTCTCTTTCCTGGTACAAAGATGAGGAG gagaaggagaaaaagtacATGTTGCCTCTTGACAACCTGAAGCTACGAGATGTGGAGAAGGGATTCATGTCCAGCAAACATGTCTTTGCCATATTCAACACTGAGCAGAG GAACGTGTACAAAGACCTGCGGCAGATCGAGCTGGCGTGTGACACTCAGGAGGATGTCGACAGCTGGAAAGCCTCGTTCCTCAGAGCTGGTGTTTACCCAGAGAAAGACCAG CCCGACAATGAAGATGCGATGATTCCAGGCGACACCGTGTCTATGGACCCACAGTTGGAGCGGCAGGTGGAGACCATCCGCAACCTGGTGGACTCCTACATCAGCATTGTCAACAAGTCCATCAGGGACCTCATGCCCAAGACCATTATGCACCTCATGATTAACAGC GCAAAGGACTTCATCCACTCTGAGCTGCTGGCTTACCTATACTCAGCTGGGGACCAGAGTAGCCTGATGGAGGAGTCTGCTGAGCAGGCTCAGAGGAGAGATGAGCTGCTCAGGATGTACCATGCTCTGAAGGAATCTCTGGTCATTATTGGTGACATCAGTACCACCACTGTTTCAACACCTGTCCCTCCACCCGTAGACGACACCTGGATCAAAGAGTCTCG TCCTGCAGCAACCTGGCCTACCTCTGCGACAGCGCCCCCTCCAAACCGACCCCCGGCAGTCAGGGGACCCACGCCCGTTCCAGCCCCACCCCTGAACCCCTCACCGGCATTCGGTGCTCCACCAGTGCCTACTCGACCTGGACCACCACCCGCCCAGTCTGGTTTTGATCCAAACGTTCCACTGATTCCCTCCAGACCGGCACGTGTGCCTCCTGCGCTGCCACCAGGCATCCCAAG AAGACCCCCGGCTGCTCCCAACAGACCTACCATCATACGTCCTTCAGAACCCTCTCTGCTTGACTag
- the LOC133476303 gene encoding dynamin-2-like isoform X1 has protein sequence MGNRGMEDLIPLINKLQDAFSSIGQSCNLELPQIAVVGGQSAGKSSVLENFVGRDFLPRGSGIVTRRPLILQLVNNKAEYAEFLHCKGRKFVDFDEVRQEIEAETDRLTGSNKGISPIPINLRVYSPNVLNLTLIDLPGMTKVAVGDQPVDIEHQIRDMLLQFITKESCLILAVTPGNTDLANSDALKIAKEVDPQGLRTIGVITKLDLMDEGTDARDILENKLLPLRRGYIGVVNRSQKDIDGKKDIRAALAAERKFFLSHPAYRHFAERMGTPHLQKTLNQQLTNHIRDTLPGLRSKLQSQLLSLEKEVEEYKNFRPDDPARKTKALLQMVQQFGVDFEKCIEGSGDQVDTSNLSGGAKINRIFHERFPFELVKMEFDEKELRKEISYAIKNIHGVRTGLFTPDMAFEAIVKKQIIKLKEPCLKCIDMVIQELINTVRQCTNKLGSYPRLREETERIVTTYIRERDSKTKDQVLLLIDIELSYINTNHEDFIGFANAQQRTAANATKKRVMPNQVIRRGWLTINISIMKGGSKDYWFVLTAESLSWYKDEEEKEKKYMLPLDNLKLRDVEKGFMSSKHVFAIFNTEQRNVYKDLRQIELACDTQEDVDSWKASFLRAGVYPEKDQPDNEDAMIPGDTVSMDPQLERQVETIRNLVDSYISIVNKSIRDLMPKTIMHLMINSAKDFIHSELLAYLYSAGDQSSLMEESAEQAQRRDELLRMYHALKESLVIIGDISTTTVSTPVPPPVDDTWIKESRPAATWPTSATAPPPNRPPAVRGPTPVPAPPLNPSPAFGAPPVPTRPGPPPAQSGFDPNVPLIPSRPARVPPALPPGIPSRRPPAAPNRPTIIRPSEPSLLD, from the exons AGACTTCTTGCCCAGAGGGTCTGGTATCGTCACCCGTCGTCCTCTTATCTTGCAACTTGTTAACAACAAAGCAG AGTATGCAGAGTTCCTGCACTGTAAGGGCCGTAAATTTGTGGACTTTGATGAAGTCCGTCAGGAGATTGAAGCAGAAACTGACCGGCTCACTGGATCCAACAAGGGCATTTCACCCATTCCAATCAACCTCCGAGTCTACTCTCCTAACG TGTTAAACCTGACCCTGATTGACCTGCCGGGGATGACCAAGGTGGCAGTTGGAGACCAGCCTGTAGACATCGAACACCAGATCAGAGACATGCTGTTACAGTTCATCACCAAGGAGAGCTGCCTCATTCTGGCCGTCACTCCGGGTAATACGGACCTGGCCAACTCTGATGCCCTCAAGATTGCCAAGGAAGTGGATCCTCAGG GTCTGCGGACTATTGGAGTGATTACCAAGCTGGACTTGATGGATGAGGGGACTGATGCTCGAGACATTCTGGAAAACAAACTGCTTCCTCTCCGCAGGG GTTACATTGGGGTGGTGAACCGCAGTCAGAAGGACATCGATGGGAAGAAAGACATTCGTGCTGCATTGGCTGCTGAGCGCAAGTTCTTCTTGTCCCATCCTGCATACAGACACTTTGCTGAGCGCATGGGCACGCCACACCTGCAGAAGACACTGAATCAG CAACTTACCAATCACATCCGTGATACCCTGCCAGGGTTACGCAGTAAGCTGCAAAGCCAGCTACTCTCCCTGGAGAAAGAGGTGGAAGAATACAAAAACTTTCGTCCTGATGATCCTGCTCGCAAAACCAAAGCCTTGCTTCA GATGGTGCAGCAGTTTGGCGTGGACTTTGAGAAATGCATCGAAGGCTCAGGGGATCAGGTGGACACCTCCAACTTATCTGGAGGAGCAAAGATCAACCGCATTTTTCATGAGCGTTTTCCTTTTGAGCTGGTGAAG ATGGAGTTTGATGAGAAGGAGCTGAGGAAAGAGATTAGTTATGCtatcaaaaacatccatggagTCAG GACAGGCCTGTTCACCCCAGACATGGCGTTTGAGGCCATAGTGAAAAAGCAGATCATTAAGCTGAAAGAACCGTGTCTGAAATGCATCGACATGGTCATCCAGGAGCTCATCAACACAGTCAGGCAGTGCACTAATAAG cTTGGATCATATCCTCGCCTTAGAGAAGAGACCGAGCGAATCGTCACCACCTAcatcagagagagagacagcaaGACTAAAGACcag GTGCTCCTGTTAATTGACATTGAACTATCCTACATCAACACAAATCATGAGGACTTCATTGGATTTGCCAA TGCCCAGCAGCGGACGGCTGCAAATGCGACTAAGAAGAGAGTCATGCCTAACCAG GTTATCCGTCGAGGCTGGTTGACAATCAACATTAGCATCATGAAGGGAGGCTCCAAGGACTACTGGTTCGTCCTCACTGCAGAGTCTCTTTCCTGGTACAAAGATGAGGAG gagaaggagaaaaagtacATGTTGCCTCTTGACAACCTGAAGCTACGAGATGTGGAGAAGGGATTCATGTCCAGCAAACATGTCTTTGCCATATTCAACACTGAGCAGAG GAACGTGTACAAAGACCTGCGGCAGATCGAGCTGGCGTGTGACACTCAGGAGGATGTCGACAGCTGGAAAGCCTCGTTCCTCAGAGCTGGTGTTTACCCAGAGAAAGACCAG CCCGACAATGAAGATGCGATGATTCCAGGCGACACCGTGTCTATGGACCCACAGTTGGAGCGGCAGGTGGAGACCATCCGCAACCTGGTGGACTCCTACATCAGCATTGTCAACAAGTCCATCAGGGACCTCATGCCCAAGACCATTATGCACCTCATGATTAACAGC GCAAAGGACTTCATCCACTCTGAGCTGCTGGCTTACCTATACTCAGCTGGGGACCAGAGTAGCCTGATGGAGGAGTCTGCTGAGCAGGCTCAGAGGAGAGATGAGCTGCTCAGGATGTACCATGCTCTGAAGGAATCTCTGGTCATTATTGGTGACATCAGTACCACCACTGTTTCAACACCTGTCCCTCCACCCGTAGACGACACCTGGATCAAAGAGTCTCG TCCTGCAGCAACCTGGCCTACCTCTGCGACAGCGCCCCCTCCAAACCGACCCCCGGCAGTCAGGGGACCCACGCCCGTTCCAGCCCCACCCCTGAACCCCTCACCGGCATTCGGTGCTCCACCAGTGCCTACTCGACCTGGACCACCACCCGCCCAGTCTGGTTTTGATCCAAACGTTCCACTGATTCCCTCCAGACCGGCACGTGTGCCTCCTGCGCTGCCACCAGGCATCCCAAG CAGAAGACCCCCGGCTGCTCCCAACAGACCTACCATCATACGTCCTTCAGAACCCTCTCTGCTTGACTag